The following coding sequences are from one Pseudonocardia sp. EC080619-01 window:
- the pdxH gene encoding pyridoxamine 5'-phosphate oxidase: MTDAPALERMRTDYAGRPFDVADLAPTWHEQLTVWLEEAREAALAEPNAMVLATADPEGVPSSRTVLCKGLDAGGIVFYTNYTSSKSHDLNRTRVASVTFPWYDLQRQVQLAGRVERCSDSQSDAYWALRPRGSQLGAWASAQSTVVAGRNVLDQALAGVTARFDDVERIPRPPHWGGWRIVPWQVEFWQGREDRMHDRLRFDVGRDDAWSVRRLAP, from the coding sequence ATGACCGACGCGCCGGCGCTGGAGCGGATGCGGACCGACTACGCGGGTCGGCCGTTCGACGTCGCGGACCTCGCCCCGACCTGGCACGAGCAGCTCACCGTCTGGCTGGAGGAGGCACGCGAGGCCGCCCTCGCCGAGCCGAACGCCATGGTGCTCGCGACGGCCGACCCCGAGGGCGTGCCGTCGTCGCGCACGGTGCTGTGCAAGGGCCTCGACGCGGGCGGCATCGTCTTCTACACGAACTACACGTCGTCGAAGAGCCACGACCTGAACCGCACACGGGTCGCCTCGGTGACCTTCCCCTGGTACGACCTGCAGCGACAGGTGCAGCTCGCCGGCCGGGTGGAGCGGTGCTCCGACAGCCAGTCCGACGCCTACTGGGCGCTCCGCCCGCGCGGGTCCCAGCTGGGGGCGTGGGCGTCGGCCCAGTCGACGGTCGTCGCCGGTCGCAACGTCCTCGACCAGGCGCTGGCCGGGGTGACCGCCCGGTTCGACGACGTCGAGCGGATCCCGCGACCCCCGCACTGGGGCGGCTGGCGGATCGTGCCCTGGCAGGTCGAGTTCTGGCAGGGCCGCGAGGACCGGATGCACGACCGGCTGCGGTTCGACGTCGGCCGCGACGACGCCTGGTCGGTCCGCAGGCTCGCCCCGTAG